A window of Streptomyces sp. NBC_00878 genomic DNA:
GTGAGCAGGTGGCGGCTTTCGGGCCGGGAGCCTTGTTCGTCGAGATCGGCCCTGATGGCTCGCTGTCGCGTCTGACCGGGGGAGTGAGTGCTGCTGAGCCGTTGACCGCGCTGGCCCACATGTGGGTGCACGGTGTGCCGGTCGACTGGGCTCCCTACACCGGTGGCGGAACGCTGACGCAGGAAGTACCGACCTACCCCTTCCAACACGAACGGTACTGGGCAGGGCGCTCCGCCGGTCACCTGCTCCGGGCCCACTGGACGCCCCAGGAGCCGGCGGCCACCGGTGACGATGTGGACGTGCTCCGGCTCGAAGCGCCGGACGGGGACCCGGCGGCGGCCGCACACGAGCTCGCGAGGACCACCCTGGCCGCCGTGCAGCGGGCCCTGGCCGAGGACCGGCGCCTGACCGTGCACACCGACGGTTCGCTCGCGGCGTCGGTGGCCCGCGGGCTGGTGCGCTCGGCGGCGTCCGAACACCCCGGCCGGTACGAGCTGGCCGAGAAGCTCACCCTCGAACCGGTGGTGACCGACCCGGGCGCCCGGGTGGTGCTCGACGGCACGGTGCTGGTCACCGGCGCCTCCGGGGTGCTCGCCGGTCTGCTGGTACGTCACCTGGTTGCCGAGTACGGCGTATCCGGGGTCGTGCTGCTGTCCCGGTCCGAACCGGACGTCGCCGGACTCGGCGTGCCGGTGTCGTGGGTGCGCGGCGACGTCAGCGACCGATCGGTGGTCGAGGCGGCGCTGACGGGCCGGGAGTTGTGCGGAGTGTTCCACGTCGCGGGCGGTGTCGACGACGGTGTGGTCAGCGCCCTGAGCCCGGAACGGCTGGACGCCGTGCTTGCGCCGAAGGTGGACGGCGCGTGGCATCTGCACGAGGCGACCGTGGGGATGCCGCTGAAGGCGTTCGTCGTCTACTCGTCCGCGGCCGGTGTGCTGGGCGCGGCGGGACAGGCCAACTATGCCGCCGCGAACACGTTCCTGGACGCCCTGATCGAGTACCGCCGCGACCGTGGTCTGCCTGGCCTGTCGGTTGCGTGGGGCCTATGGGAACAAGCCACCGGCATCACCCGGGACCTGGCATCCCGGCACGCCGGGACCGGCGGGCTGCCTACCGAGGTGGCTCTCCGCCTGCTCGACACCGCGATGAGAGGGTCGGCGCCGGTGGTCGTTGCGGCGGCGGGGGACCCCCGCACCTCGCCGAGCGGGCACGACACCAAGGGCCCGGCGGCCCTGACCGGTCTGCCGCCCGAGCGCCGGCGCCGGGCGCTGCTCGACCTCGTCCAGAACCGGGTCACCTCGACGCTCGGACTGTCCCGGGCGGCCGACCCGGGACGGGCGTTCACCGACCTGGGCTTCACCTCCCTGACCGCCCTCGAACTGCGCAACAGCATCGCGGAAGAGACCGGGCAGCCGCTGCCGGCCAGCCTTGTCTTCGATCACCCGAACGCCGGGGCGCTCGTCGGCTACCTGGACGGCCTGCTCGCGCCCGAGGCCGGCACCGCCCCCTCCGGCCCGGCGGCCGACCCACTCGCAGCCGCGGTCGCGGCGCTCGAACAGGCCCTGGCCGGAGTCGATCCGGTCGGCCCGCAGGCCGTGGCCACCGTCGCGCGGCTGCGGGTGCTCCTCGCCGGGCAGCCGGACACCCCGCCCGGCAACGGCTCCGCCGCCACACTGAACACCGCCAGCGCCGACGACCTCCTCGACTTCATCGATCGGGAGTTCGGCAAACCCCTGACGTAGAGCCCTGTCCCAGGCCCCGGAGGAAGAATCGTGGATACCCGACTGCTCAACCAGAACGACATCGAGCGACTGCTGACCGTCCTCGGTCGCGACGCGGTCATGGACAAACTCATCGACGCCCTGCACGACGGGTTTGCCGCCCTCGGGCGCGGTGAGCACGACGAACCGCCGCCGCGCACCGGCTTCGTCCGTGGCGCCGACGTGCCCGGGGTCATCGAGCTGATGCCGCACAGGGCGCCCGGCGACAGCGTCACGCTGAAGACGATCTCCTACAACCCGGAGAACCGGGAGCGGTACGGCATGCCCACGGTCGTCGGCACGCTCGCCCGCATCGACGACAACAGCGGCCGGCTGCTGGCGCTGGCCGACGGCGGCCTGCTGACCGCGATGCGCACGGGGGCGGTCGCGGCCGTGGCCAGCCGGTTGCTGGCCGCCCCCGGCAGCCAGGTGCTCGGCCTGGTGGGTGCGGGCGCCCAGGCCGTCACTCAGGCGCACGGGCTGAGTCGCGCGTTCCCGCTCAGGAAGATCGTCGTCAGCGATATCGTGCCCGAGCACGCGGCGTCGTTCGCCCGGCGTGCGGCATTCCTGGGCCTGCCCGTCGAGATCGCGTCGCCGGAGCGGGGCATGGCCGAGGCCGACATCGTCAGCACGGTCACCTCGGTGCCCTGCGAGGAGCCGCCGGTCGTCCCGGACGGTCCACATCTGGAGCATCTGCACGTCAACGCCATGGGAGCCGACGAGCCGGGCAAGAAGGAGCTGCCACGCGAGCTGCTTGAGCGGGCGTTCATCTGCGTCGACCACCCCGGCCAGGCACGGACGGTCGGGGAGTTCCAGCAGCTGCCGGACCGGGCGCTCGGGCCGTCGCTGGCGTCGCTCTGCGCCGACCCCGCCGCCGCGGGCCCGTACGCGGGCCGGCTCAGCGTGCTCGACTCGACTGGCAGCGCGTTCGCCGACCACATCGCCTTCGGGGTCCTGCTGGCCTTCGCCGACGAGCTCGGGCTCGGGCACAAGTTCGCCCTGGAATGCGACCCCGAGGACGCTCTCGACCCGTACTCGCTGCCGTACCGCCGCACTTCGCCTGCCTGACAGGAGAATGCTGCTGTGATCGGTCCCTCGCTCGACAGCGACCTGTGGGTCCGGCGGTTCCACCCGGGACCGCCCGATGCCACCCGGCTGGTCTGCTTCCCGACAGCGATCGAGGATACGGAGAGCAGGAGAAAGCGCCTCATCCGCAACCTGGAACTGGTCGAGACGCCCGACCGGGAGTTCCTTCGAGACGTCAACGAGCGCCGCGCGGAGCTGCTGACGCAGAAGGAGAGCCTGCAGCAGTAGCTGGTGGAGCTGGCTGTTCGAAGCCTTGCGGCTGGAGATCCACTACGACGGAGCGACAAACGAGGCCCTGTGCCGTATCACCCTGACCGGCGACACGATCGAAGCAGTCGCGCGGGCTACGCACGAAACGGCGGCATCCCGTTGTCCCGGGATGCCGCCGATCGCGACAAGCACTACCAGAAGGGGAAGACCGGGATGAAAAACCAATCACGATCTTGCAACCATCTGCGAAGTGTCCCTGGGGGGCGCCGTCCTGCGGGGCGCCTTTCAAGGCAACGGGCTCAGGGCTTGCTGAACCGCAACTCAGGTTTTACTCAGGAGCAAGTGAGCCTGCGGGAAGGGGCGTTGGGCCTCCGGCGGGGCCGTTTGCCGTAGGCGGGCCGTCTCGGTGAAGCCTGTCTTGGTCAGAATGTCCGCGACGCGGTCGGGGGACCAGTGGTAGGCGAGTGCCACCTTGTGGTCGAAGGACTCGGCGAGCTCCGAGGGGTCGTCGTGGGCCTGGAAGGCGAGCAGCAGGCGGCCGCCGGGCGCGAGGACCCGGTGGAACTCCGCGCATACCTGGGGGAGTTGCTCCGGTGGGGTGTGGATGATCGAGTAGCGGGCGAGGACACCGCCGAGGCCGCCGTCCGCCAGGTCCAGGGCGGTCATCGACCCCACCTCGAACCGCAGCTCCGGATGGGCCGCCCGGGCGATCGCGATCATCTCCGGCGACAGGTCGACGCCGGAGGCGTCCAGGCCGAGCGAGTGGAGTAACCCGGTCACATGGCCCGGTCCGCAGCCGAGGTCGGCGACCGGACCGCCGCCGTCGGCCCGGACGAGGTCGGCGAACGCGTTGAGCATCGCCCGGTCCAGCGGATGGTCCTCCAGACCGTTGGCGAAGAGTTCGGCATAGAGGCCGGCCATGGCGTCGTAGGCCGTTCGGGTGGTGCGCAGGAAGTCTGGTTCGATCATGGGTGCGTACCGTAGTACGCCCCACTGACATCAGGCCCTCGGGTTCTCCACCTCGCCGTGGTGGCGCGCCCGAGAGGCGAGCAGTGCGCCCACGAAACCGGTGACCAGCCCCCAGAGCAGCGCGAAACCGAGCGCGCCCCACAGTTGTGGCCGTAGGAAGAGGTCGCCGGACAGGCCGCCGCCGACGTCGCCGATGCCGAGCAGCGACAAGCCGTAGTGC
This region includes:
- a CDS encoding beta-ketoacyl reductase, with translation EQVAAFGPGALFVEIGPDGSLSRLTGGVSAAEPLTALAHMWVHGVPVDWAPYTGGGTLTQEVPTYPFQHERYWAGRSAGHLLRAHWTPQEPAATGDDVDVLRLEAPDGDPAAAAHELARTTLAAVQRALAEDRRLTVHTDGSLAASVARGLVRSAASEHPGRYELAEKLTLEPVVTDPGARVVLDGTVLVTGASGVLAGLLVRHLVAEYGVSGVVLLSRSEPDVAGLGVPVSWVRGDVSDRSVVEAALTGRELCGVFHVAGGVDDGVVSALSPERLDAVLAPKVDGAWHLHEATVGMPLKAFVVYSSAAGVLGAAGQANYAAANTFLDALIEYRRDRGLPGLSVAWGLWEQATGITRDLASRHAGTGGLPTEVALRLLDTAMRGSAPVVVAAAGDPRTSPSGHDTKGPAALTGLPPERRRRALLDLVQNRVTSTLGLSRAADPGRAFTDLGFTSLTALELRNSIAEETGQPLPASLVFDHPNAGALVGYLDGLLAPEAGTAPSGPAADPLAAAVAALEQALAGVDPVGPQAVATVARLRVLLAGQPDTPPGNGSAATLNTASADDLLDFIDREFGKPLT
- a CDS encoding ornithine cyclodeaminase family protein, whose translation is MDTRLLNQNDIERLLTVLGRDAVMDKLIDALHDGFAALGRGEHDEPPPRTGFVRGADVPGVIELMPHRAPGDSVTLKTISYNPENRERYGMPTVVGTLARIDDNSGRLLALADGGLLTAMRTGAVAAVASRLLAAPGSQVLGLVGAGAQAVTQAHGLSRAFPLRKIVVSDIVPEHAASFARRAAFLGLPVEIASPERGMAEADIVSTVTSVPCEEPPVVPDGPHLEHLHVNAMGADEPGKKELPRELLERAFICVDHPGQARTVGEFQQLPDRALGPSLASLCADPAAAGPYAGRLSVLDSTGSAFADHIAFGVLLAFADELGLGHKFALECDPEDALDPYSLPYRRTSPA
- a CDS encoding class I SAM-dependent methyltransferase, which gives rise to MIEPDFLRTTRTAYDAMAGLYAELFANGLEDHPLDRAMLNAFADLVRADGGGPVADLGCGPGHVTGLLHSLGLDASGVDLSPEMIAIARAAHPELRFEVGSMTALDLADGGLGGVLARYSIIHTPPEQLPQVCAEFHRVLAPGGRLLLAFQAHDDPSELAESFDHKVALAYHWSPDRVADILTKTGFTETARLRQTAPPEAQRPFPQAHLLLSKT